TTTTCCTAAGTTGAAACAGAAGAAAGATTCCGTTTCCTCTTATACGACGAACAATCAAAATGGTACAGTAAAAATTATTGATGAAAAATATTTGAAAGTACCTAAGTTAAAATCGTTAGTGAAAATGAAAATGCATCGTCCGGTAATAGGGAAAATAAAGTCAGTAACGATTTCTTTGACTCCTAGTAATAAGTATTTTGCTTCAATTTTGTGTGAAGAGGAAATTCCAACGATCGAGAAGACGTATTCGGCGGTTGGCATAACCTTAGGTGCTTCTGAATTTGCGGTATTATCAAACGGTAGACGTATCGACAATGATAAATTTACGAAAGAATTTGAGCAGCGAATCACTAGAGAGGAACGAAAACTGACACGGCGTAAAGAAATTGCAAAAGCAAAAGGAACTGATCTTTCGCAACAAAAAAATTATCAGAAACAAAAGCTGAAAGTAGCAAAAATGCGGGAGAAGTTGATGAATCAGCGAATCGATTTTCTTAATAAGATTACGACAGAAATCGTTCGAAAGTATGATTTGATTTGCATAGAAGATATTCATCAAGCTGATTTTTATAGAAATAGTAAGCTGCATCGTGGTATCTCAGATGTTTCTTGGGCTTTATTTGTCTCAAAGCTTGAATATAAAGCTACATGGTATAACAAAAGAGTAATCAAGGTTTTAGCTTGCGGAAAATGTTCTGAACATTCAGAAAATAGGGTGAGTCAAATTTTTACTCAAGATATCAATGAGCAAAAAGGACTGCAAGATCCTGAGACCGCTGCTAGTATCAACGTATTGATCCAAGGATTGAAAAAAACAACAGGCAATTAACAAGTAAAGAACTGTAGGGACTACAGGGATAGCCTAGGGCATATAAGATAGATATAGCGTTTAGTCGATCATTTGTCTTTTTCTAGGAAATTTCTAGTTAATAGAAATAGTTCACTAATTATTAGTTAATGAAAAATAAAAAGTTGAACTTTATTCTTCTTATTTAGCCAGTCAATGGTTTGGATAAGATGAATAAAGTTTTTTGATGTGTTCTTCAAAAATATAGTACACTAATAGTGAATAGAAGTGAAAAGGAGGGAAACATGAAGGATTATCAAGCACTTGTTTTCTTTGATCTAGATGGAACGCTACTAGATAAAGAGTCACAAATATCCAAAGAGAATCACGAAGCCATTTTGGAACTAAAGAAAAAGAATAGTTTACCAATTATTGCTAGTGGACGATCGCCAAAGGAAATCAAGCAAATCATAGAAGGGACTCCAATTGATTCTTATGTAAGTTTAAATGGTCAATTTAATGTTGCGGAAAATCAGGTTGTCTCAAAACACGTATTTTCACTAACGCTGATTCAAGAATTGATGGCGCTTACGGAGGAGATGGGACATTCTTTGGCTTGTTATACCGAAGCGGAATATGCGGCTTGTTACTCAGATAATAGTATGAAAAAATTATATCATTTGGATAATGCACCAATGCCGCAAATTTCAACTGATTTTCATAAGACCCATGAGATTTATATGATGTATCTTTTTTCAGAACAACCAGAAAAGGATGCGTTGTACCGAGAAGCTTTTGCTGAACGTTTAACTTTTTTTAGAGATAGCCCTTATTCAATGGCAGTTGTCTTAAAAGGTCAGTCGAAAAAAGCTGGGATTTATCAAGTAATCGAAAGCTTAAAGTTAAGCCATGTGCCAACGTATGCATTTGGTGATGGTGAAAACGACTTAGGGATGTTTGAAGCCGTGCAAACAGCAATTGCAATGGACAACGCTTCGACATATGTAAAGAGCCAAGCAGATTTTATCACAAAATCTCATGTGGATAATGGGATTCAATTTGGATTAACTCATTTTGGATTACTAGACTGAAGGGAAGTAAAAAAATGACAGTAAAAATGATTGCAGTAGACATGGATGGAACATTTTTGAACAGTCAACAAGATTACGATCGCGAAACGTTTAATCAGTTGTACCGACAAATGAAGCAGCAAGACATCCGTTTTGTTATCGCTAGCGGGAACCAATACTACCAGCTTAAATCTTTCTTTCCAGAAATTGCTGAGGAATTGTCATTTGTAGCAGAAAATGGCGCTTATGTGGTTAGTGAAGGGAAAGAAATATTCACAGGTGAAATTGATCCGAATGTGATCCAAGAAGTATTAACTATTTTAGCTGGTTTTAAAGAAGGTCATACCATTCTTTGCGGTAAAAATAGTGCCTATGTTGCGGCATCTGAACCAGATACTTTTGTTGAACATGGTAGAAAATATTATCATCGACTGAAAAAAGTGGCAAATTTAACTGAAGTTAGAGAAGATACCTTGTTTAAGTTTGCTTTGAGTTTCCCTGTTGAACAAGTAGGCGCGGTGCTAGAACAGTTGCATCTAGCTTTAGGAGATAAAGTTATCCCTGTTTCTAGTGGTCATGGGGATGTTGATTTGATTATCCCTGGAATTCACAAAGCCCATGGATTATTACAACTTCAAGAATTATGGGGCATAAAAAATCATGAAATAGCTGCTTTTGGAGATAGTGGGAATGATTTGGAAATGTTAAAACATGCGCATTATAGTTATGCGATGAGTAATGGTCAGCCAAAAGTAAAAGTAGCAGCCAAAGAAATTATTTTATCGAATGATGAAAATGGTGTACTCATAAAAATAGCTGAACTAATTGAAAACTAAAAAAAATAAATAGAGTTGAAGCAGAAATGATGAGCTCGGCACTTCTGCTTTAACTTTAAAAAAGGTATTGACAAAAAACAATAAATAGCATATACTATTAAAGTTGAGAAATGAAAGCAGAAGCACCCGCTTCTCGCCTTAGTTGACAGTGTCACTGGGCTGGATATTGGATTCTATATATCGATTGATATGAGTCTGAAAATCGCGGGATCTGTATACAGAGCCTGTTTTTTATTGTGTTTTCACAATAGCACAGACTTTGATAAAAAGAGTTTCAGCATTGATTTTCTCTAAAAAACTTGGAGGTGAATGACCATAGCAAAGGATATGATGGTGAACGACGGCATTCGTGCACGCGAGTTACGTTTGATCGGACAAGACGGTGAACAATTAGGTGTGAAAACAAAAGTGGAAGCATTACAAATCGCTGAAACGGCCAACTTGGACTTAGTTCTAGTAGCACCTACTGCAAAACCCCCTGTTGCGCGAATCATGGATTACGGTAAATTCCGTTTTGAAACGCAAAAGAAAGAGCGTGAAGCTCGTAAGAAACAAAAAGTGATCAACGTTAAAGAAGTTCGTTTAAGTCCAACAATTGACGTAAATGACTTTAATACAAAACTTCGTAATGCGCGTAAATTCTTAGAAAAAGGCGACAAAGTGAAAGCTTCGATCCGTTTCAAAGGCCGTGCCATTACCCACAAAGAAATTGGTCAGAAAGTTCTTGATCGCTTAGCTGAAGAAACTGCAGATATCGCTACAGTGGAACAAAAAGCGAAAATGGACGGACGCAGCATGTTTCTAACGCTGGCACCGAAGAATGAAAATTAAGCTAACAAGCTGATAACTAGTGAAACAAATTTTTTAGGATGCTTGTTCAACTTTTTCAACTAATTTAGTTGAACTGTATGCGAAATGAAAATGTAGGAGGAAAATTAGTCATGCCAAAACAAAAAACACACCGCGGATCAGCAAAACGTTTCAAACGTACTGGTAACGGCGGGTTAAAAAGATTCCGTGCGTTTACAAGTCACCGTTTCCACGGTAAAACAAAAAAACAACGTCGTCAATTGCGTAAAGCAGGAATGGTCTCATCAGGCGATTTCAAACGTATTCGTCAACAATTAGCAAGAATGAAGTAAAAAGCTGAATGAGCTTGATTAGCATTGACTGAAAAATAGGAAAATAGGAGGGTGGAGCTTTATACCACAATCAGATTTTATCTTTTTTCCGAAAAGCTAGCTCATGAAGGTAGCTTGAGAACGCTGAAAAAATTCTTGTCACAACTTAGCAATTAAAATAACTCAAAGAGACAACAGATATTTAGGAGGAATTAACCATGGCACGTGTTAAAGGTGGCGTAGTAGCCCGTAAACGTCGTAAAAAGATTCTTAAGTTAGCGAAAGGCTATTATGGATCAAAACATACATTATTTAAAACAGCACAAGAACAAGTAATGAAATCATACAGTTATGCATACAGAGATCGTCGTCAAAAGAAACGTGATTTCCGTAAATTATGGATTGCACGTATCAACGCAGCAGCTCGTATGAATGGCTTGAGCTATTCTAAATTGATGCACGGTTTGAAATTGGCAGAGATTGATATCAATCGCAAAATGTTAGCAGAATTAGCAGTGAACGATGCAGCAGCATTTACAGCATTAGCTGACCAAGCTAAAGGTGCTTTAGCTAAATAATTAAAACAATTACCTAATAATGTTTATCCCTACTCATTTGAGTAGGGATTTTTTTATGATTCCATTCTTTAACCCCAAGATACTCTATCCTTTCACATACTCTAAACAAGTTATGAATGAAATACTACAGTCTGCGCAGGAAACGTTTTCATTAGATGCTTCACTAGATATAATCTTGTTGTGATTAGGGGAACGATTGATCATAAAAATCAGTATCCTCTAAAGAGCAAGGAGGAAAAAATGTGAAAAAGCTAAAAATGACTAAAAAGAAACTTGCACTACTAGGAGGCTGGCTTGCAGTTGTCGCACTAATTTATCTTTATCTATTCAATCATGGCAAGACGAGTGGCGATAATCCATCATTTGGGATCAATGTACAATTTTTAGTTGGCTGGATAACTAAAATAATTATCGTATTAGCCTTCTCATTAGTCGTCTATTCTATTTATAGAATTGTCAAGATTCGCAAAACAAGGAAGATTTTATATGTTTTATCCTGCTTATTATTAGTGGTACTAGTTATCTTCAATGTAGCGGTCAATCAATATGCAATGATTATCAATACTTATTTTTCAGCTTCCCAAATCGATCAATCCGAAGTAAAGAAAACAAAAGAACAAGCTATGGCCTTAACTGAAAAAGTAGCAGGAGAAGGTTCTGTTCTTTTAGAAAACAAAAATGAAACGTTACCCTTACAAGAAAAAAATGTAAATGTATTTGGCTATGCTTCTAGAAACGTGGTTTATGGTGGAACAGGTTCTGGCGGTGGGAAAGAAGATAACAATATTGATTTACAAAAAGAACTAGAAAATGCCGGATTCAAAGTAAATGACCAATTAACTAAATTCTATGATGAACGCTATGTTCCTAGAGAAAAGGTCAACATTCATAAATTGGTTGGTGGCGATTTTAATATTCATGAGCCAAAAGTGAGTGAATATAGTGAATCATTTATACAATCAGCAAAAGAATTTAGTAATACAGCATTAGTCGTTTTTTCTAGAAATAGTGGTGAGGGTGCTGATATTATCAATGAAATGAAAGAGTATACTGGTGGTACAAAAGGCAAGCACTACCTAGAACTTTCTGATGATGAAACAGCAATCCTTGATTTAGCTAAAGAAAATTTTGACAAAGTAGTTGTCCTTCTAAACTCATCATTTCCAATGGAACTTGGCTTTTTAGAAGATGAAAAGATTGATGGTGCTCTATGGATCGGCGGACCTGGTTCAACGGGCTTTAATGCAGTGGGAAAAATTCTTGCTGGACAGCTCAATCCTTCTGGTCGCTTAGTTGATACGTATGCCTATGACGAAACAAGCGCCCCATCCTTTAATAACATTGGCGAATTCCCGTACTCCAATTCAGAATTTGATTACGAAAAAGATACTTGGCATTATAAATATGTAGATTATGCTGAATCAATTTATGTAGGTTATCGCTATTATGAAACACGTTACATCAATAATGAAACTGGTAAGATGGATGAAGCCGCCTATGATAAAGCAGTCCAATATCCGTTTGGCTATGGCTTGTCCTATACAGATTTTAAACAAGAAATTTCCGATTTCAAACTAGATGGCAAGGAAATCAAAATGACGGTAAAAGTTACTAATACTGGGAAGCGATCAGGCAAAGATGTCGTGCAATTGTACTACACGCCACCGTATACTGTTGGCGGACTTGAAAAATCTCATGTAGTATTATCTGGATTTGCCAAAACAAAAGAATTAGAACCAAATCAATCAGAAGAGCTTAACTTAACATTTGATGTAGAAGATATGGCAAGTTATGATGAAAAACAAAATAAAGCCTATGTGCTTGAAAAAGGAACGTACAACATTCATTTGATGAATAATGCGCATGATATCATTGATTCAAAAAAGTATGAAGTAGCACAAGATATTGTCTTTAATAAAGAAAATAAACGTGAAAGTGACCAGCTTGCAGCAACAAACCAGTTTGAGGAGGCCAAAGGTGATGTTCAATATGTTTCTCGTTGGGATTGGGAAGGAACGATGCCAAAAGAAATGGCAAAACCAAGAGTTGCCTCTGAAGAGCTATTGAACGCCTTGAAAGATCAAAGTGTGAAGGAAGAAGAAGCTGAGCCGATTAAATTTAAAAAATCTGGATTAGAATTATATGATTTAAAGGGGCAAATCAATTATGGAAAGGTTTTTTTCTTAATAAAAAAGTGAGAAAATCACAAGATTTAACCAAGTTTGAAAGGAATTTAGAAGGTGAGAGAAGAAAATAAAATAGTTCAAATGTTCAAAAAATGGAAGGCAAAGTATCCTGAAATATATGAGTTTCTCTTGTTTAATATAATGAGTAATGTTGCGACTGTTACGAATTTTGCTGTATTATGGGCGAGCTCCGGACTGTTGCCACTGTTCATTGAAAATACAGCTTTTCAATGGTTTATTTTTGATTATCCAACTTCTGAAGGTGGACGAGTTGGTTTTGTCAGTTTTCTAATTGCCTATGTTTGTGCACAAATCGTGAATTTCGTGGTGCAAAGAAACGTTGTTTTTGGCTCTACGAATAAAATAGGTAAGTCTTTACCGTGGTATGTTTTAATAGTTGTTGTGGCTGGAATTATTTCTATTTGGCTGCCACCCCATGTGATAGGGTCAATAAAACCTGTAGTGGGAGATTTTGCACCGACTATTGCTAATGTTGTAAATAT
The DNA window shown above is from Enterococcus sp. 12C11_DIV0727 and carries:
- a CDS encoding glycoside hydrolase family 3 C-terminal domain-containing protein, translated to MKKLKMTKKKLALLGGWLAVVALIYLYLFNHGKTSGDNPSFGINVQFLVGWITKIIIVLAFSLVVYSIYRIVKIRKTRKILYVLSCLLLVVLVIFNVAVNQYAMIINTYFSASQIDQSEVKKTKEQAMALTEKVAGEGSVLLENKNETLPLQEKNVNVFGYASRNVVYGGTGSGGGKEDNNIDLQKELENAGFKVNDQLTKFYDERYVPREKVNIHKLVGGDFNIHEPKVSEYSESFIQSAKEFSNTALVVFSRNSGEGADIINEMKEYTGGTKGKHYLELSDDETAILDLAKENFDKVVVLLNSSFPMELGFLEDEKIDGALWIGGPGSTGFNAVGKILAGQLNPSGRLVDTYAYDETSAPSFNNIGEFPYSNSEFDYEKDTWHYKYVDYAESIYVGYRYYETRYINNETGKMDEAAYDKAVQYPFGYGLSYTDFKQEISDFKLDGKEIKMTVKVTNTGKRSGKDVVQLYYTPPYTVGGLEKSHVVLSGFAKTKELEPNQSEELNLTFDVEDMASYDEKQNKAYVLEKGTYNIHLMNNAHDIIDSKKYEVAQDIVFNKENKRESDQLAATNQFEEAKGDVQYVSRWDWEGTMPKEMAKPRVASEELLNALKDQSVKEEEAEPIKFKKSGLELYDLKGQINYGKVFFLIKK
- a CDS encoding RNA-guided endonuclease TnpB family protein; the encoded protein is MKVLKAYKYRLYPTSIQEEFIKKTFSCVRLVHNLLLQERIQLYKQLKENPDLKVKLPTPAQYKKEYPCLKEVDSLALSNAQVYLDRAFKKFHREKSIGFPKLKQKKDSVSSYTTNNQNGTVKIIDEKYLKVPKLKSLVKMKMHRPVIGKIKSVTISLTPSNKYFASILCEEEIPTIEKTYSAVGITLGASEFAVLSNGRRIDNDKFTKEFEQRITREERKLTRRKEIAKAKGTDLSQQKNYQKQKLKVAKMREKLMNQRIDFLNKITTEIVRKYDLICIEDIHQADFYRNSKLHRGISDVSWALFVSKLEYKATWYNKRVIKVLACGKCSEHSENRVSQIFTQDINEQKGLQDPETAASINVLIQGLKKTTGN
- the rpmI gene encoding 50S ribosomal protein L35; translated protein: MPKQKTHRGSAKRFKRTGNGGLKRFRAFTSHRFHGKTKKQRRQLRKAGMVSSGDFKRIRQQLARMK
- the infC gene encoding translation initiation factor IF-3, with amino-acid sequence MTIAKDMMVNDGIRARELRLIGQDGEQLGVKTKVEALQIAETANLDLVLVAPTAKPPVARIMDYGKFRFETQKKEREARKKQKVINVKEVRLSPTIDVNDFNTKLRNARKFLEKGDKVKASIRFKGRAITHKEIGQKVLDRLAEETADIATVEQKAKMDGRSMFLTLAPKNEN
- a CDS encoding Cof-type HAD-IIB family hydrolase, producing MTVKMIAVDMDGTFLNSQQDYDRETFNQLYRQMKQQDIRFVIASGNQYYQLKSFFPEIAEELSFVAENGAYVVSEGKEIFTGEIDPNVIQEVLTILAGFKEGHTILCGKNSAYVAASEPDTFVEHGRKYYHRLKKVANLTEVREDTLFKFALSFPVEQVGAVLEQLHLALGDKVIPVSSGHGDVDLIIPGIHKAHGLLQLQELWGIKNHEIAAFGDSGNDLEMLKHAHYSYAMSNGQPKVKVAAKEIILSNDENGVLIKIAELIEN
- the rplT gene encoding 50S ribosomal protein L20 is translated as MARVKGGVVARKRRKKILKLAKGYYGSKHTLFKTAQEQVMKSYSYAYRDRRQKKRDFRKLWIARINAAARMNGLSYSKLMHGLKLAEIDINRKMLAELAVNDAAAFTALADQAKGALAK
- a CDS encoding Cof-type HAD-IIB family hydrolase, with the protein product MKDYQALVFFDLDGTLLDKESQISKENHEAILELKKKNSLPIIASGRSPKEIKQIIEGTPIDSYVSLNGQFNVAENQVVSKHVFSLTLIQELMALTEEMGHSLACYTEAEYAACYSDNSMKKLYHLDNAPMPQISTDFHKTHEIYMMYLFSEQPEKDALYREAFAERLTFFRDSPYSMAVVLKGQSKKAGIYQVIESLKLSHVPTYAFGDGENDLGMFEAVQTAIAMDNASTYVKSQADFITKSHVDNGIQFGLTHFGLLD